The Carassius gibelio isolate Cgi1373 ecotype wild population from Czech Republic chromosome B5, carGib1.2-hapl.c, whole genome shotgun sequence genome segment TAAAGCTGCTGGGTTGCCTCGttgggttgtttcaggccagcgctgaGTTATTTAACacgccttgaagatgtttaaattgctccccaactgtcattttggaagaacaacggggcaaagccacacatgtgaaataacataatgtgctcgtgagcatgtcttacacgctcataacttttgactaAAAAATAACACCATATAATCCCTATTGAAAGTATTTAGGATGTGCTGGAGTTGACATTGTTTAAACAACATTATGCAACATCACAACATTTATTTCCATTAAGAATTTTTTCTTTGGCTATTTTATTGAATGGGAGAGTCTAGCCACTCCGTAAAGTTTACTCCAGCACATTCTCAAGACAATCAGTAGAGTTAAGCTCAGGACTGGTGATCAATTCATACATGAAAATGATTCCTTGTGCTCACTGAACCACTATTTCAGAAATTGAGCCTGATGAATTTTGTTGTTGTCATGCTGGAATGTGTACATTGGTACGTCCTCCAACATGGTTGTTTAAGAAATGAAAAGCTACAAACTGCATCAGTTTGGGCTAAAAGAAAAATTGCCAAACATGCAATaatacagaaacataaaaataactgCAATAATCATTCAATTCTAGACTTTTCagtatttgcttatttaaatccaagtagtgacttttttttttgaccagaCAGTGTACATTTGAATGAGTCTACATATCCAACATTTCAGAGTTTGTAAACAATGTACCCTTAACATTTCTCAATCTGACACTGTGACTGGCATTGGAACAATATTCATTCTCTTTGTGTTTAACTTAAGCTACACAACGAAGCTCAAGTGCATGTTTGAAGAAAATCCTTGATACAAACAAAGCGGTAACCAAAGAAATCTTAAGTAATGACAATTGACATTTTGACATTAATTGACAATAATGACATTTTTGAGATGTCAAATGTTTGTACTTGAGTCAATTTAAGTGTTAAACGTTTAAAATGCAGAATGTTCCTTTCTACTCGTGTACTCCTAACATGTAATTAAATATGCATGAAAAGTGTGGTTGTGCAGAGACCCTCAACCCCTAAGCCTTATGGCATTTTCTCTGGTCATTGTCCTAATGTTCTAAATTATTGCatgtcacagattttttttttatctatatattttttccaatttTAACCCTAACCCTGGGTACATCTTGTTAATTAAGATTACTTATtacctaaaatatacatttacttatGTTGACAtaaggacattttaaaataaagtgtaaacgaATATGGTAGTAATAAAGAACAAAGATATGTACAGTATCAAAGTATCATCTGAGTACAATGGTACTCCCTTTTATcaggtattttaatttaaaacatttttgacatcttaaaacatattttgcaCAGGAATGCTTCCTCCTCCTTTTGTCCCAGATCCTAAGATGATGCCAAATACATTGATGATGTAGGAGCAATCAGCACTATCAAAGGTGTTGTTATtgacaacaaataaaattaattctatAATGAGTTTGCAACTGAGAATTTACCAATTCCTTGGCAGGAGGAGATGATTGAGACAGGTGTGTTTGGGGAGCTTAATGtctggggaaaaaatggaaaactcCCCAACGATCTGGATCCCAACTATGTGGAAGCAAAGGGAGGGGGAAGTGTTCTACTGTGAactagaaaaataaatgaataaacttgTGGGCACAATGACTCATGGTGAACAACAAAGGCATGTTGCTTAATGTGCCTTTAATGCTTAATGTGAAGAATGCTTGTGTAACTTAGAAGGTCTCCCTATGTATGTAGTGggatttattttttccttaaaaatgTTGATAAAAAGTAAGCAAATCACCCCaagttatgacattttttttaaacaaaactttcTGATAGCTGAATTATTGTAATATGAGGTAAAATTACTTATAATGTTATGTTTGTACGTTTACAGTTTCATGAGGGAATTTTTGGTCATGGAGGATGTTAGCATTAAAAGAGGAATTAAATCTAGTAAATGGAAAATAAAGGAACTGAAAAAGTAACGCATATCGGCTTATATTTCATAGAGGAAGTGAGATCCTTGTTTACTTTtatggttaaaatatatattttccagacATTTCAGAAGATATTCTGTTTACTGTTTGTCAACACATTGATTTTTGGgggatttataatacatttaattgtaaaGATGTCTTGTTAAACTTGactataacaataaaatattttaatgcatgaaaGGCGAGTCATGTGCTTTTATGGTAAGTCTGGAATCAGCTGCCTTGCTGAAATATTGAACTGGAAGTTTATATTATAACTTCATTATATGTTACAATGCTTAAAGAAATTAGCTAAATAGATTTTGCATCATACAGAAAATCTAATAATCTTTCTAATCAAAGTAACACTGTATTATCTTATTATCTTACATCTACAGGATATTTCACTTACATACAACAACCCATTTTGTGTGGTGACCTACTTCCCTTTTAAGCCATGCGAGGGACCAGAGGACAAGATCTGAAAGAAGAAATGACCTTCATTAGTGACATTTATTAACAACACTCATAACAGCTTTGCTCACAATGATAGCACACCGGGGGAGTGAAATTATTTCTTTACATATTGTGTGTAGCAGCTTTGAATGCTCAATGTAAGGTAAATGAGctgcttttcttgtttttttttttgttgtttttttattttgatatgacAAGAGAACAGAGCGTGACAACACAGGCTTCACTGACCAAGAAGACACTAAATTGTTGATTATGAAATCAGCACAATCATGGATTGTGGATCAGTTGATGCGTTTTGCACTTTAATATCAGTGCATCCATGTGTCTCCGGATTTTGATCTGTAAATCTTTCTCACTTGGACATGAAAATTATTTTGGAGCTTCAAATCATGGATAAGTCAATCCGTAACACATCCAATGGAAAACCTACCATTCCACCAAAACCAAACCTTAATGCTTCACACCAGTCAAGGCACTTTGGTCCCTCTAGCAGTGTGGCTCAAGCTTTGCGTAACTTTGAAAAAGGAACGGGCAAGCAAACAGCAGTAAACAACAATAAAGTGAGAAGATACTCTGAAAATATAAGCCAAGATGGAAGGTCTGTGGTAGTTGGAACTAGATTGTCATGTCCACCCAGGGCAAAGGACCAAGCAGAGAAAATATCTTCAGTTTCTAGACTGAGGGAAACAAATCTTCAACTGGCAGTAGATGATGTGGATGTTGGTCGATCAGGTAGTGAACATTGTGGAATCTGTTTCTAACATATATTTTCTCTATTCTGTATATGCCTAAATatgaaataatgctgaaaaagtgATTGTTTTACATTGTGTTTGCTATTACTTGATGTAGGATCATGTTATGTTTATATCACATGATGGAGTTTTAGAGCcattaaaataaaaccatataaaGCCAATATAAATCCAAAAAGTACAGGAATtgcttgtaaaatgtttttagattttctaaagtttttttttttttttttttgttatttaaaagaaatgtgtgtttgtctttgaCGCAAATGCAGACAAACTTGAAAGCAGGATCAACATGTCATGTGCAGTGAATTGCCTGCTGAGAGAATGAAACCGTTGGAATTTAAGagattttaattttgtttgcttttgtatagcattaaattttaaattgatGTCCAATGTTAAAAGTGGGTCTTAAAGTCATTACAATTCACAGTAAAGTGAAATCAATTAAGGGCCACTGGCTTCGCGCATTGTAGAAGGCAACTGATCACAAACCCCTGCCCCTTTCCATAGtcagtaattaaatattttggctaATCAGATTATGTTCTCACCTACCAAAAAGGATGCAGAACTATCAGATTAATACACTATACACTGTTTAATACACTATACCATTTTACCCTCACAAAAACTAAAATGTGGGGAGAAAAATGTAGATTCTTTCTGAGCCTGCTGATAAGCTTTAGTAAAGCACCTGGCTACTCTTCTTTCCCTCAGCTCCTGATGGCAGTGAAGTAAATAATGTGAGTGGCACCTTAGAGAATCATCAGGGCTCAACTGCACCACCTACCCACTCAGAGGAGAAACACTGTCATTGCCTCTGCCATCTTCAAAGGCCTGGTATGAAACTAATCTGGGTTCCTCTACATGAGGAGAAAAATAACATGGATACTGCAATTGAAAAGAATCACAAACATCGAAACATAGGAGGTCAGATAAATGAGCATGTTTTACACCTAACCAGCAATGACGTCAGATGGCGACTGAACAGCCGATCTTCCAATTCAAAACCCCAAGCATTGCCTCCATGTATAAATTGCCAAAGCTTCCTGCTTCACCACAGCCCTAACAAATTAGCAGGGAATGGATTTGCATATGCTTATAAATCATTTCAAAGCCATTCAAAACCCCCTTTACCACCAAGGACTTATCAGTCATCTGAGTATCAAAATACCCAGCAGTATGCACAGCTAGAACACACAGATGATCATATATATTTGGATATTTTGCCAtcaaatgacaataaagttacCCCTCCAGCTGTCCCCCCTCGACCTCCCCCACAACTTCCTCTACAtcctcaaaatacaaaaaaacggtCTTCCCACCCAGTGCTGGCATGTGTAGTTTCTCTTCGAGGCGGCGGGCCACCAATCAGAAACACCAGCAAAAGAGAGAATGGAAAATCGTCTCGCCACATATCTATGTCAAACCCAACAGGTGAGTGCTAAATAATTTCCAGATACTGCTTTTTTACTAAAGTACAGCACACAAAGCAGTTTCAACAGAGagaaaaataagttatattttaacTTATGCTCTTTTTCAAAATATTGGCAGAGATTTTGCCAAGTATCTTCTTGGAATAACGTCTTATCCtaacattaaatttttttcatataaacgTAGTCTCTTAATAAACATAGTTCTAAACCTAAACAGTAAGACCCTAACCTCCTGACCCTACcctaatgttgatccaggaacctCTAtcaattatgaatatatatttaaattatctgctttgaaatattttaatcagaaaaaaaaagatgtctagatttttttaaatgcttcatgtttgtttttttaggtaAGAGCTATGAAAATGGTGATTTTGAAGACTGGGAGTCTATTGACACAGAAGCGTAAGTTAACAGCATCAAAAAGTTGACCTTTGCTACTgttaaaaaatgcacaaattaccCAATGATTTTTAGAGGGGTCAAAGAATTTCTATCAGTAATTTTCATCCTGTAGGTTGTTGTTGTGTGCTGCTCCTAGACTGGTACATTAAAGACATTGTAAGGAAAACACTACAGATTTTCACACAATATCAAAATCCTTTAATGAAATGACTGTTTATATTTGTTGATGTATGCTCAAATACATCTTTACTAATGGGAAGTGAGACAGTCTGTAGATATATTTCTAACTCCTCACATTATCAGGACTTCCATTTGTGACCGTCTTTTTAGTCCACTTTGAAAATGAGCATTTGTGGTTACTGAAATGTGCTTAAATGTaatatgaatgcatattttttatgacCCCCACAACTATTTATTCTGATtcctttttactgtatttcaacaTCAACAAGTAGTAGGCTAATCATTTGATTTACATTTCCTCTTTCCCTGAAATATAAAACCTGACATACCCAGAGGTTATATTTTTGACTCACTAATAGCCGGAAAGGGTGGTCAAAACTAAAATATGTGGTGAGAATGCCCTTTTTTTGTCTCCCAGCAtatccagagtttttttttttctacctgaccaatgacatttaaaaaatttcagTCTTTTCATTAGGCCTTATCTGTGACAGATATTCACTTGAGCACAGTATTGTGTGGCCAGATTAAACTGTTTTGAGTTTCTTACAGGCTGTGTGACAAAACAGCAAGCCCACGGAGAATCTCCAGTGACTGGGAGCCAAACAGCGACTATGGTGAGATAATTAAGTGAATGTATAACACACAAACATAGGAAAGCTTTCATCCATTTTAGATGTCTAAAACCAacagttttaattattaaaaattaaaaattatttctggttttattattaaatttcaaAGTAGATTTTGGAGCAGGATTAAATGAAAATCAGGTGCAATAACATTTATTTGGATCTTTTGCTGTTCAACAAGGATTCTCAAAAACAATATGTCATCCTCAGAACCTCTATATCAGATCTACCAGGCAAAGGTCCTGAAAGAAGCCAGTCAGATCCAGTCTGATAGTCCTAATTGCAACAGGAGGAGTGTTAGTGAAACCCTGGGTCTTGAGGGTCCCGGAGGGTTTGCAGTGGTTGGCACCCGATTCAAGAGAGGCCCTGAAGAGATTACACTCTGGCAGGATTTACCAGTGGTCGAGGAAAGTGGAGTGTTACATAAACTCACTCGCACtgaaaaacagagacaagaggtgAGGGTAATAGTTTACCACTATTAGAAAAAACTTTACCACTATTGGAAATAACATATTTCTTTGCTAAATTCAGctgtattacatatttttattttaaatcttatgtgtgtttttagagcatGTTTGAGGTCCTCACCTCTGAGGCCTCCTACCTGCGCTCCCTGCgtgttctgaaggatcatttctTGGGGTCACGCGAACTCAGTGAGACTCTGGTCATTCATGATAGGAGGGTCCTCTTCTCCAACCTCTTGCAGGTCTATGAAGTCAGCGAGaggtgagaaagagagacaagTTCAAGAGCATGacacatgaaagaaaaatctattctgttataatttatttactctCAGCCAAATCAGTACTATCCCACAGGCATGAATACACATCTCTGTTGTTCTTAGGTTTATAGGGGATCTGCTGAAGCGAGTAGATGAGAGTGTGGTGATATCTGATGTGtgtgacataatttatgagcACTCAGAGAATCATTTCTCAGTCTTTATTGATTATGTTCGAAATCAGCAGTACCAAGAGAAAACCTACAGCAGACTGATGTGAGACTTTTACCCATAcctaaaaataatagtaataataataataataattttaatgtaaaacattttcaaaatgcataaaatacattttatattacatttacttttGGAGTTGGGTGAccaaaaacagaaatatacataatattagtaataattaaacagtgtgtaaacatGTTGCTTATGTGTATGTGTGGTACTGGCAGGGAGAGTAACAGAGATTTTTCTCTTGTGATGAGGCGGCTAGAGTCATCTCCACTTTGTAAACGTCTGCCCTTCACATCCTTTATGCTTCTGCCTTTCCAACGAATCACCCGCATCAAAATCCTTATACAGGTGAGATACACACTCCTAATGTTCTCAAAAAATACCTATTCCTCAAAATTTTCTAGTGAATGTGAAATGAATAAGAAAATAGCAATTggattaatttaaactttttgtaGAATATTCAAAAGCGGACTGCAAAGGGCACAAAAGAGGAGGAAACAGCTTCAAAGGCCCTGGCTTCAGTCTCCaaggtacaataaaaaaaaaaacatatagacaTTGATCCTTGAGTTTGAGTGACAGAGTGCTGATGTTTAGTATAACAGCAGTAAAACATTTTAGCATTTGCTACTTAGAATTTAAGTACACAACACAATTACTTTTGCTCATCTGACATTGCTTTGAATATAAATGTGTTCTAAATACAAAATCTGATTGGGAGTCACATTCAAATCTGTTTTACAATGGGTCAgtgacataaaaataaagaagatACTTTTAAAAACCTAGTTTAAAACACCTATACCAAGCTCTTAAAAATGTACTCTTTCTATTTATGTTAATTTCATCTGGTTTTGAAAAACGTGTTGTGTAATGTCAAGTATAACAAAATCAcatgcacaataaaaaaatttttttgattcTTGACAAGTGGGACAAAAAACGGTGCAAAATTGAAAAAGTAAAACCTTGTACTCagacaaatgaaacaaaattttTGAACTTACATGTACTAAGCTACAGAGCTAGGCTTTGATGCAACCTCCTAACTTTTCCCTTTTTtacaaaatgtgcttttttacCTTGCCATCACTTATTCTCCAGTCAAGCAGTCAAGaagtttttaacattttcatagCAGTTTAACACATTCTCCTAGCAGACAGAATGCATTTTCACACGTGACCAACAATTcctcaacaaatataaaatatcatcATTCTGACGGAGATGACATAGAACTGACAGAGTTTGTATTCCATTAGCctcagtaccgccgctccctatatgcagagtacgtctcggttacgtatgtaacccctcgttccctgaaggaaggAATGTTACGTCAGTGATTGACGAGTTGGGATCTCGCTAATCgctttaacaaaacaagccaatgaatgTTGGCATGCAAGATTTGCATAGCGCACCCTGCCCTGCAGTGGGGGTATATAAGGAGAGCGCGAGCAGTCGGAGACAGTGTGCCCCGTACTGTGGCAACGtaacataacgtctccgttccctcctccagggaacgagggttacataacATAACAGGGAACAATGTTCAACGTTACATCAGTGATTGACAAATTCGGATCCATATGGAAAACGCCACTATTGCTGACCCGCTCCAGTGCCCTGCGAAAGATCCTTCCTCAGATGAATACGCCAAGGAGAGGCTGTCATGAGGAGCATCAGCTCTGGGAACCAAGTCTGACTGGACCAGTATGGTGCTACTAAGCGGACCTGCTCCTTGCCCTGCCTGACCTAGCACAGCGTCTGtgtgagaaggctcactgggggaaacacatACTTGCGTAGaccccgaggccagctgtgtgccagcgCATCCGTGCCGAGAAGCCaatgctgaagcggtctcatgaGAAGCAATCTTAATGGCATGACAGCAGCAATgaatgccatatgccccaggagcctctgaaactgtttcagtggAACTGCCTTCATGCCCCAAAATGACTCCAGGCAGTCCAGCATCAACTGAGCACACTCTGTCGAGAGACGTGCTGTCAGGTCGACCGAGTCCAACTCGACACAGAGAAGAGATcatctgcacaggggagagttttctcttttcccagttgacctgaagcccAAACTGGCCGAAGGTGGCTGAATACCATGTTTCTCTGTTCGCACAACTGAGCTCGGGACTGGGCCAATATTAGCCGaagtagttgagaatgcgaaTGTCTGCTTCCCTCAAGTGGACGAGGTCCGCCTCCATGACCTTGGTGAAGACATGAGGCGACAGGGacagcccgaaggggaggactgATATTCCCGCCCCTCGTACGCAAAGCGGAGAAACGTCCTGTCTCAGGGGAGAATCGGGACATGAAAGTACATGTCCTTCACGAGATCGCTGCAAATCAATCTCGTGGACGAACACATAGAAAGATATGCTTCTGCATTAACATCCTGAACAGGAGATTGTGAAGGGCCTGGTTCGGAATGCtcaggtccaggattggccgtgACCCACCGcgtttcttgggtacaatgaagtatgGGCTGTAAAACCTCAacttcatatcggctggaggAACCGGCTCTATCGCATCCTTCACCGGCAGGACCACAATTTCTGCTCGCAAGACGGGAGTATCTTTGTCCAACACAGAGGTGAACCACGTCCCTGTACTTGGGATGACGCTGGGTGAACTTCATTGCATAGCTGAGTCTGATGGTTCTCGTGAGCCAGCGTGATGGTCTGGGCTAGCCAGGCCCCCAGAGGCCGAACGAGCAGAACTAGGGGAACCACTGACATACCActgcagtggggcagcgaggcgGAGCACAGGGAACTGACACGGAAGGCACAGCATCCCGGAGTGGGTAttttgtcacgctgtctagtctctgtttccctgggtgtccactagtgggctcacttccccttaggcacttcaccgtaggcactataattcctctagtcttgtcctgtcatcacagtaattgcactcctgttaattgcaccaggtgcagtcactttattgtcattagcctccctataaataccagtttttttctgttgtttgtatggagtccttaccctacgTGTATCcagccttctcgtcctccgagattcttccttgtcttctcgtcctccgagttcccattCTGTTCCCTTTCCGGTTCcctcctttgtttatttgtttgtttgctttggactgctgttttggttttgaccttggcttgttttTGGATTACGTTTTGGATTACCCCATTTaataaatacctgcaattggatctctctctctccctgtgtctctctggtacacgatcatcacagaaggactccatcacttgagatccagcggtatgtctgttcATATTTCCTCCCCAGTCACCAAATGGTTTCGAGGGTACCCACCTGGTCGTGtttcgtgggaccaggggaggtcgctggGTATGTCGGaatgagtggtcgagaggaggttcGGCCTCACTCTCCACTCTGGCCCCCGTCGACCCTGGGTTCGGGAGGAACGGATGGGAGCCACCGTCTCACCATTGTGGACGGAGAGGGGAAAGGAGACGCAAGTCTGCCGAGccagtgccgctgcacaagatggccgccagctcagtgccactgcacaagatggctccCAGCCCAGCCTGCTGCGCCAAATGGCCGCCGACCCAGCGCCattgcacaggatggccgccaacccagcaccacgaggcaagatggaggccagcccaacaccacagcacaagatgacctCCAGTCCAGTGCCACGAGGCAAGATcgacgccagcccagcgccaccgcGCAGAATGGCCACAGGTCCAgtgacactgcacaagatggtcGTCAACCcggcgccacgaggcaagatggacgccagcacagcgccacagtaTAAAGTGGTCATCAACCCAGCGccacgatgcaagatggccgccaactcagcgccaatgcccaagatggccgctgatacatttttggattatttctccatgctgtcaaaaatcccagagattcccaggagtgttcacgtcacgtctgctgatccagagactgttcacatcacatctgctgagccagcaccacagtacaagatggccaccaacccagcgccactgcacaaggtggccgccagcacggagccactgcagaggatggcagctacagtgggctttgctgagttgagtcaggttccgttgactgtccagagttgagtcaggttccggttgaccttccagagtcgagtcatattcccgttgaccctccagagttgagtcaggttcccgtttaccctccagagttgagtcaggttcccgtttaccctccagagttgagtcaggttccggttgaccctccagagtcgagtcatattcccgttgaccctccagagttgagtcaggtttccgttgaccctccagagttgagtcaggttccagttgacccttcagagttgagacaggttccagttgactatccagagtcgagtcagattcttgttgaccttccagagtcgagtcaggtgcccgttgactttccagagttgagtcaggttatggttgaccctccaaagtcgagtcagatgctcgtggaccctccagagtcgagtcaggtgatcatggaccctccagagtcagggttagtcaccgtcgaccttccagagtcagtgttagtcaccattgaccttccagagtcagggctagttcctgttgaccttccagagtcgagtcaggtgcctgtTGATTTTCCAGAGTtaagtcaggttcctgttgactctccaaagttgagtcaggtgctcgtggaccctccagagtcagggttagtcactgttgaccttccagagtcagggctagttactgttgaccttccagagtcgagtcagttgctcgtggacccttcagagtcgagtcaggtgctcgtggaccctccagagtcagggttagtcaccgttgaccctccagagtcaaggctagtcaccattgaccttccagagtcaggactagtcaccattgaccttccagtgtcaaggctagtcactgttgacctttcagagtcaagtcaagtcactggtgatcttcaag includes the following:
- the LOC127958675 gene encoding rho guanine nucleotide exchange factor 15-like isoform X32 — protein: MKIILELQIMDKSIRNTSNGKPTIPPKPNLNASHQSRHFGPSSSVAQALRNFEKGTGKQTAVNNNKVRRYSENISQDGRSVVVGTRLSCPPRAKDQAEKISSVSRLRETNLQLAVDDVDVGRSAPDGSEVNNVSGTLENHQGSTAPPTHSEEKHCHCLCHLQRPGMKLIWVPLHEEKNNMDTAIEKNHKHRNIGGQINEHVLHLTSNDVRWRLNSRSSNSKPQALPPCINCQSFLLHHSPNKLAGNGFAYAYKSFQSHSKPPLPPRTYQSSEYQNTQQYAQLEHTDDHIYLDILPSNDNKVTPPAVPPRPPPQLPLHPQNTKKRSSHPVLACVVSLRGGGPPIRNTSKRENGKSSRHISMSNPTGKSYENGDFEDWESIDTEALCDKTASPRRISSDWEPNSDYEPLYQIYQAKVLKEASQIQSDSPNCNRRSVSETLGLEGPGGFAVVGTRFKRGPEEITLWQDLPVVEESGVLHKLTRTEKQRQESMFEVLTSEASYLRSLRVLKDHFLGSRELSETLVIHDRRVLFSNLLQVYEVSERFIGDLLKRVDESVVISDVCDIIYEHSENHFSVFIDYVRNQQYQEKTYSRLMRLESSPLCKRLPFTSFMLLPFQRITRIKILIQNIQKRTAKGTKEEETASKALASVSKLIMQANTQVGQMKQMEELIQISNKLEFDKLKAIPIVSKTRCLDKQGELQELCKRGSLFSIRNKCTPVYMFLFNDLLILTMKKRKLNDQKIHGPMCCPFMPPSPLSGSPDRFVVIDHAHRSLVQVQATENNLWPHLDHCFCLTLLENHRGNTCEHLLKANTESDMHRWMAAFPSIKAALGEDKIYEDWDCPQVQCVSQYVAKQADELSLEPSDVINVLRKTSEGWYEGMRLSDGKKGWFPAKNTSEVTTDHQRRRNVREKYQIVQATSQNT
- the LOC127958675 gene encoding rho guanine nucleotide exchange factor 15-like isoform X39; the protein is MKIILELQIMDKSIRNTSNGKPTIPPKPNLNASHQSRHFGPSSSVAQALRNFEKGTGKQTAVNNNKVRRYSENISQDGRSVVVGTRLSCPPRAKDQAEKISSVSRLRETNLQLAVDDVDVGRSAPDGSEVNNVSGTLENHQGSTAPPTHSEEKHCHCLCHLQRPGMKLIWVPLHEEKNNMDTAIEKNHKHRNIGGQINEHVLHLTSNDVRWRLNSRSSNSKPQALPPCINCQSFLLHHSPNKLAGNGFAYAYKSFQSHSKPPLPPRTYQSSEYQNTQQYAQLEHTDDHIYLDILPSNDNKVTPPAVPPRPPPQLPLHPQNTKKRSSHPVLACVVSLRGGGPPIRNTSKRENGKSSRHISMSNPTGKSYENGDFEDWESIDTEALCDKTASPRRISSDWEPNSDYEPLYQIYQAKVLKEASQIQSDSPNCNRRSVSETLGLEGPGGFAVVGTRFKRGPEEITLWQDLPVVEESGVLHKLTRTEKQRQESMFEVLTSEASYLRSLRVLKDHFLGSRELSETLVIHDRRVLFSNLLQVYEVSERFIGDLLKRVDESVVISDVCDIIYEHSENHFSVFIDYVRNQQYQEKTYSRLMESNRDFSLVMRRLESSPLCKRLPFTSFMLLPFQRITRIKILIQNIQKRTAKGTKEEETASKALASVSKAIPIVSKTRCLDKQGELQELCKRGSLFSIRNKCTPVYMFLFNDLLILTMKKRKLNDQKIHGPMCCPFMPPSPLSGSPDRFVVIDHAHRSLVQVQATENNLWPHLDHCFCLTLLENHRGNTCEHLLKANTESDMHRWMAAFPSIKAALGEDKIYEDWDCPQVQCVSQYVAKQADELSLEPSDVINVLRKTSEGWYEGMRLSDGKKGWFPAKNTSEVTTDHQRRRNVREKYQIVQATSQNT
- the LOC127958675 gene encoding rho guanine nucleotide exchange factor 15-like isoform X29 translates to MKIILELQIMDKSIRNTSNGKPTIPPKPNLNASHQSRHFGPSSSVAQALRNFEKGTGKQTAVNNNKVRRYSENISQDGRSVVVGTRLSCPPRAKDQAEKISSVSRLRETNLQLAVDDVDVGRSAPDGSEVNNVSGTLENHQGSTAPPTHSEEKHCHCLCHLQRPGMKLIWVPLHEEKNNMDTAIEKNHKHRNIGGQINEHVLHLTSNDVRWRLNSRSSNSKPQALPPCINCQSFLLHHSPNKLAGNGFAYAYKSFQSHSKPPLPPRTYQSSEYQNTQQYAQLEHTDDHIYLDILPSNDNKVTPPAVPPRPPPQLPLHPQNTKKRSSHPVLACVVSLRGGGPPIRNTSKRENGKSSRHISMSNPTGKSYENGDFEDWESIDTEALCDKTASPRRISSDWEPNSDYEPLYQIYQAKVLKEASQIQSDSPNCNRRSVSETLGLEGPGGFAVVGTRFKRGPEEITLWQDLPVVEESGVLHKLTRTEKQRQESMFEVLTSEASYLRSLRVLKDHFLGSRELSETLVIHDRRVLFSNLLQVYEVSERFIGDLLKRVDESVVISDVCDIIYEHSENHFSVFIDYVRNQQYQEKTYSRLMESNRDFSLVMRRLESSPLCKRLPFTSFMLLPFQRITRIKILIQNIQKRTAKGTKEEETASKALASVSKLIMQANTQVGQMKQMEELIQISNKLEFDKLKAIPIVSKTRCLDKQGELQELCKRGSLFSIRNKCTPVYMFLFNDLLILTMKKRKLNDQKIHGPMCCPFMPPSPLSGSPDRFVVIDHAHRSLVQVQATENNLWPHLDHCFCLTLLENHRGNTCEHLLKANTESDMHRWMAAFPSIKAALGEDKIYEDWDCPQVQCVSQYVAKQADELSLEPSDVINVLRKTSEGWYEGMRLSDGKKGWFPAKNTSEVTTDHQRRRNVREKYQIVQATSQNT